A window of Toxotes jaculatrix isolate fToxJac2 chromosome 11, fToxJac2.pri, whole genome shotgun sequence genomic DNA:
AACAGTTGGTAAAATCATTcatcatgaaaacatttgtctttgtcttctaTCAGAACAGGTTGTGGCCCTGGATGCACAGATCATAGTGGCGGTGTCATGTGGAGAGTCCCACACACTCGCCCTGAATGACAAAGGGCAGATTTTTTCATGGGGTCTGGGCTCAGATGGGCAGCTGGGCCTAAATAACTTTGAAGAATGTGTTCGTGTGCCTAGGTAAAGTAAGCAACTGGTTTCATATTTTCTGATTTGCATGAAGcctgtttaatttgttttgcatAACACATGATTTGCTTATTGTTCCCtttgtaaagacaaagatgtaaTTAAAACAAGTAAATCTATTAGCACATGTTTATCTAAATGTCAATCTTACTTTCATCATTAAACTCTCttaaaaatctaataaaaatttctctctgcctgtaaAATCCCAGAAACATCAAGAGTTTGTCAGATGTACAAATCGCTCAGGTAGCCTGTGGGTATTGGCATTCCCATGCACTTTCAAGAGGTGAGGATGGTTTGTACCTACTGAAATGCATGTTTATTCATTCTGCCTTTTATGTTTCCCACCTGTTAAACTGTTTAGTGTTTTACCTGTTTCTTTGCACAGGGGGCCAAGTCTTCTCCTGGGGCCAGAATCGTTATGGACAACTTGGGCTGGGAATAAACGGACAGAGCATTTCCACGCCCCAAATCATTCAGTCTCTGCAGGGTATTCCTTTTGCTCAGATATCAGCAGGTGGTGCTCACAGCTTTGCCCTCACTGTCTCAGGAGCGGTGTTTGGTTGGGGACGCAACAAGTTTGGTCAGCTTGGACTCAATGACACCAATGGTGGGTGGTCAGAGCCCTAAAGCCCTGAAGTACTTGTGAGTGTTCAAACCCTAACTTCAGACCCTTAACGTCAGAATGCCTTTTTCAGATCGATATTTCCCAGCCCTGCTTAAGTCCCTTAGATCGCAGAGAGTGATTTACGTCTCCTGTGGAGAAgatcacacagcagcactgaccaAGTTAAGTTATATACTTTTTGGTTTCTTGATAAATCTGCAGTGTagatttgatttaaaaagtggtgtgctgttttgttgtggTGAATTGATTGTTTTTACAGCCTGGGCCATATATTTGTAGGATTGACCATCCCCATCATTCCTGATTGTTCTGGTTACATTTCATTGACCTCTGACCAATTGCTGAGATATGGGGACACAAGGACTTAACACAGCTGTGCAAAGGAGTCTTTAGGGCTTTACATATTCAACCTTTCAGGCTTTTCTGattgttttaaacatttataatTTTACCAAGATACCTATACCGCTAATTTAGAAGTGAACAAACGATTGAATGGAGGTAAATCATAACCATCATAATCTTCTCTTACAAATAACCCCATATCTCAGCAATTAATGGGAATGAATGCTATTAATATGTAATTAATATTACATGCCATTAATATGAAGAAAGGAAATATATCTGTTTTTATACAGATTAAactgtataaaaacaaacatttccttTGATTTCAGTCTCCACTGCAGTTTGACCAGTGGGACCTAAACAACCATAATCTTTTACCAGCTGAAACATTCTTTGGCTTGTAAAGTAGTCTATGATTTTAAAAGTAGACTCAAGTTGTAGAGGAGGATCCCTGCCTGAAGACTTGCAGGTTAAATCTACCCCTGACGAATGATGTGTAGTCTTATTTAGCTTGTTCGTTCCCATTGGGAATAACTGGATTGAAATCACTGACATGATTGCGTCCTGActgctttttgtctgtctgtcccagtCCTATATACTGTGTCTGCTAACATTTGGCCTTGTGGTACTTTTGCCCTTGGGAAGGTTGGAATAACTGGTGTGCTGGTTTTACAGGAAGGAggtgtgtttacatttggaGCAGGGGGATACGGACAACTTGGACATAACTCTACGAACCATGAGATCAACCCCAGGAAAGTGTTTGAgctcatgggaaatgtagttacACAGATTTCATGTGGAAGGTAAAATTCACAATGTGTTCTCTTACACATTTTATCTCAAACATGGCTAAATTTGTTTTGTGTACCGACTATGTAACTGAATTTTATgtcataaaatgaaatgtcataaaacagtcaaacatttttcaaatcatTGTGGAACTCTAAGACAGCACACCATGGCCTTCACACCCTCCTCTGGGAAGATGGACTCATTTGGGCTTGGAGGTAACGGGCAGCTTGGTACACGATCCACTTGCAACAGAAAAAGCCCCGCCCCTGTCAAAGGCCCCTGGGTGGCCACCAATGCTCCAGCCgacacaggtgaaacactgtaaataaagcTGCATCAAATGATTTAGCAGGACTAGAGGACtgcaaagaaacaacaaaacccACAGCAATTTATCCATACATTTATTTCTACCTCTCATTTTATTTGGTTGCAGGCTCAGAGCAGGGCTGTTGTGTCAAGAGGATTTATGCTGGAGGAGATCAGAGTTTTGCTCACTATTGCACTGCCAATGTAAGTTTTCAGGAATAAAAACCTGACAAACCTTACATTCTGAGGCCTTGGTCTTTGATGTTTCTTAGAGATACGTACAAATTTTAAGGAATTTTATTGTAGGAACTGTATCGATACCACAGATACACGTTGGTCTTGTTTCTAATcgtgcttttctttttgcagaACCCCCAGAACATCGATGATGTTAGGATACAAGATCCCCACAGAAGAATTTGCACCTTGAATGAGGATATCATACAAAAATGGTTGAACCATTCACCAGGAAGGCTCCCGCTGGAAATCTCCAAGTAAAGTCTTCTCCTCACAAGAACCATGGCTGACAACACCTCACTGATGTCACTGCTAGTTTTAGTTCATCATAGACACGTTTTTACAAACGGAAAGGTTGTCATGATTCTGTCAGCTGTCTGTGAAGATTTGCTTGTGAAAAGTAGTCTCACTAATTACTTGCCTTTTATGATTCCCTCAGTGAGATTGACCTCGTGTTCTCCTCAGCAAGCTGCCTCAATGGATCGTTTCTGTCGATGAGGTAATCACATTTCAGATGAAGTCCATTTTCATCCACAGTCTGGTCCAAAAGTTCATTTCATCACTGataactgtttatttttgttattgtgaaattTTCCTCActgatttgatttctttttcacacactgtttacaACCCATATACATCAAATTTAGAAATTCTTACCATATTTGTGTAAGTATCAGACGAGACTGTCAGGGAGATGTTGATTGAGCTGCAACTGGGTTGGAGCTGTAGTCAGTGGAGTTGTATTACAATAAGAGGTATTTCTAATATTCATTTCCCCTCTTATTGTAAGTGAGGTTGTTTTACTTGGCATCCTAAATATGTGGAATGCTACCTTCATCCTCTCATATTAacagtctgtttctttttgcaCAGTCATCCAGATCACTACAGTACCAGCAGCAAATGTTCAGGGGTGGATATGAACATGGCTCGCATCCTGTTTCACAGATTGGTTCAACAAGATCACCCTGAGATAGCTCAGCAGGTCAGTGGTCAGAAGAGTATCCTGTTGTCAGTGCAGCAGATCTATGTATTACATTGCTGTTTTCCTACTGGTTTACTTCATATGGTTgatattttatgtaaatgttcACAACATGCAGTCTGCTTGCACAAGTGGCATCATGTTGAATGAatcacaggaataaaaaaaaaataatagtaataataatatacaataACTTTATGTTTAGTGCAAATCTCAACGACTGCTTGAGATGACTTTTAGTAGACACTTAATGAACTTACCTTGTCTCACAGTGAGACAATGTGTCCTGAGTCCAGCTCCAGCCTCTGCCACCGCTGGCACCCTGTCTCACCTGAATGTGTCACTGTTGATCGTTGCCCCACCACCTTCTCAACGCAGTATTTAAGGATCAAGCACAGAGTCAGGAGTTGCATCAGTTGGGAATAATTTAGATTATTATTCACAACAGATGTGTATACTTTCTTCTGTCTCCATCAGATTGCTGCCAGTTTAGAAAAGAACCTGATTCCCAGACTGAGCAGCTCTCCTCCAGACATTGAAGCCCTGAGACTCTACCTCATTCTTCCAGAATGCCCTCTCTTCATTGACCGAAATAATTATGTGACCATTTCTATCCCGTTTGCCAAATCACTCCTCAGCCTGAAAGAAGCTGCACTGAAGGTGCTAGGTAGGATGAAgagtattatttttttatgttccaTGCCACACACGATGCAACAGTTCCAGCaattttttgcttttcatctttttttttgacaaagtTTTTTGGTGTTGTGTTTTGCGTCAGGAAACTGGTGGTCTACGTTTGAGGCCCCGGTCTTCCAGTGGCTGGTTGAGTTGTACAAGGACGTAGTGGTGTATCTGCTCCAGATGCACAAGGTGGGCATTCCTTCAGTGGAGCAGAGAATTTTCACCTGTTTCCTGGACACGTCCCTCCGACTCCTGGAGATCCTGCATACGGtgagacatggaaaaaaaaaatatccatggGCTGGTGTTACACTAGTTGTCACATGTCAAATTCATACATTAAACCATAAAGTGCCTTGACAAACAGTTGATAACATCCGCTTTCCTGATGCTTCAGGTGAGTGAGAAAGCAGGACACATCATTCAGTACGACAAATTCTACATCCATGAGTTGGATAACCTGATAGACATCAGAAATGACTACGTCACATGGATTCAGAGGCAGATGTACCCACTGGTGAGTCTGCTGTTGATGTCAGCTCCATGATTCACTTCATTACATTAGTCTGTGTTCAGGACAGTGTGATCCACTTGTTTACGCCTCTGTATCCTCAGGGTCATGATGGTGTGGTGACTCTGTGCAGTTATCCCTTTGTATTTGATGCCCAAGCGAAGACCACCCTGCTTCAAACTGATGCTGTCATACAGATGCAGgtaatgtacagtaaatcaCTCACTCATGTGTCACTCCGTGTAAAGGAGCTGAATCTAGTGCGGTCAAATGATTTGGGACCATATGACACTCTCATCATTCACCGTCCCCTTTGTTGTGTTGATAGATGGCAGTGGACCAGGCACAGATGCAAAACTTCAGCTCCATGTTCCTGCCAGCAGTGGAATCTGTTAACCCGTGCCTCATCCTCATCGTCAGGAGGGAAAATATTGTTGGAGACACCATGGAAGTCCTCAGGAAGTCCAAGAATGTTGATTACAAGAAACCTCTCAAGGTAAAAACTGCTAGAATTATATTGACAAAGGATCAGATGACTGAAATATGTATGTGAAAGGTGTTGCTCAGAGTGAGAAACCCACAGAAAAGCAccctgactctgcagttcccctcagctctatggAGCCTTTCAACATGAAAAATTGTAGCGATAACATAGAGTTCTACTAATTAAATGGCTTAAATTAAATAATGATGTTGTGGATGGATGGCTGGGTTTATAAAATATTATGTACCCAAAAGTGTTCTGCTACTGAAATACATATAGTATAGTAGTAGTATACATATAGCAGTACTGCTGCTTATGTTTGCGACATCCATGGCAGGTGATCTTTGTGGGAGAAGAGGCGGTCGATGCAGGAGGTGTGAGGAAGGAGTTCTTCCTCCTGATCATGAAAGAGCTGCTGGATCCCAAATACGGCATGTTTCGATACTACGAGGAGTCCAGGCTCATCTGGTTCTCAAACAAGGTACTTTACTGTATAATTCACCTTTGTATACTCGCGCTGCTGAAATATCATCCCAGTGTTTTTCAAGTGCACTCTAAAACACCCTCAGTAATGGGGACGCTGAAGTGGTCGTAACATGAACTGGCACATGTAAATGCCATATCCTGTTTTCAGCAAACCAGTGAATGCTTGGATGTAACCTATAAGAAAATGCCCTCCATCAAATCTTTGACACCCAGTGACTGTCCCTTGCAGACTTTTGAGGACATTGACTTGTTCAACCTCATCGGGGTCATCTGTGGTCTGGCTATCTACAATCTCACGATAGTGGAGCTCAACTTCCCCGTGGCCCTTTACAAGAAGCTTCTGAAGAGGAAGCCAACGCTAGACGACCTGAAAGAACTAATGCCAGATGTGGGAAGGTCAGATCAGGGAACAGTCGTCTGAGGTTTCCATTTAACATGTTTATGGATGTCAGTTTACCTTGGTATTTTCTTTGCTGCATCTAAAATTGGATCTTTTAATGTTGTGATTGCAGTATATTACCACTGAGTGTTAATACTGAAAAATGATATTGATAAATATGTTCAATATATATTTGTCTGTCTTGTAAAAATAGGAGTCTGCAGCATTTACTGGACTACACAGAAGACGACCTTGAAGAAACGTTCTGCTTGAACTTCACAGTAAGATGATTGTCAAACAGCCGTCTCCGTGGTGCTTAAAGTATAAAATACATatctttataataataatatctgtgAATCATattaacaaaacataaacacttttttttccagatcacAGAAGAAAACTACGGTGCCACAGAGGTTTTGGAATTAGTACCAAACGGCGAAGACATCaatgtaaataaatcaaacagGTAAAATTTTGAACaattttcctttaaacaaaAAAGCGGTTTTAAATttttagaaatacatttttttgttttgttgccaagagttagatgagaagttGTGTCCAGCGTTAACAGAATCGAGCCCCTCAAAAGCTCAGTGATTAAAAAGTTCTGTGTTGTTTAATTAGTTCAAAGACTTAAGTATAAAACCAACGTTCTCAGAAATCTgggcattttccaaaatgtcagactattcctttaaaaggcAGTGTCTTTCTGCTTAGGTGTTTCAAACCTTTAACTAgtaaactgtgtctgtctgtctctctctgtcctccatgtGCATTTTACACAATATGTTCTCAGATAAAACTTTACTTTCACAtcaattcccttttttttcccccctccagGCAGGACTTTGTCAATGCCTACGTTGACTACGTTTTCAACACGTCAGTGGCCCCACTGTTTGAGTGCTTCTATGCAGGTTTCCACAAAGTGTGCGGTGGAAAAGTTTTAGAGCTGTTTCAGCCAAACGAACTTCAAGCCATGGTCATCGGCAACACCAACTACGACTGGACGGAGCTCGAAAAGGTCTCGTTTCAAGTATTGATGAAGGAAAATGTGTCTTCTCACCAACTCCTGTTGACAAAGTCAGCCTAATAAGTTTAAATagttcaaatgtatttttgtctCCACTCTTCAGAGTACTGAATACAAAGGGGAGTACTGGACAGACCATCCCACCATCAGGCTCTTCTGGGAGGTGTTCCATAGTCTTCCtttagagaagaagaaacagttCCTGTGTAAGTGCCATGGTCCATATACAACATCAGAGAAGCtggttttttttggcaatgTGAATTTACACAGGTTTTGTGTTCAGTTGGAAAAGTGAAAGTGTCTCTTGCCTTTCCAGTATTTCTCACGGGAAGTGACCGCATACCCATCTTGGGCATGAAAAGCCTGAAACTGGTGATCCAGCCCACTGGTGGAGGGGAGCATTATTTACCTGTCGCCCACACCTGCTTCAACCTGCTGGACCTGCCCAAGTACACGAGTCTAGAAACACTTCGTGAGAAGCTTCTACAGGCTATAGATCACAATCAAGGCTTCAATCTTGCCTGAAAGTCCACAGAAATGCCTAGAACTCCATGTCCAGACTGTTGATGGCAGCCACATTCCCAAACCTTTTGTTTTGCAGACTTCTCTGTCTGAATTCTGCTGTAAGAGTTGAGCACTGGTTTGGAAAGAGGAGGAGCCCACATGACATTAGAAATGGATGTCTAGACTTTCATGTTAATCTTGATTTTGATTTTCCAGCTTTTTCCATGCCATCACAGTATTTGATGCCCTATTACAAGCTGATTCAAATTTGATATTGCTCTTGTAGATATGCTTTTATTCATGTTTGGATATGACAAGTATGATGAAGCAAACTACTGGTACACACTGTACAGGGCATCTATGCAGCCACATAAACACCTGTAAAATATAATCAGATGCGGCAGCCCTACCTATCTGAAGCTTATAATGTAATGAAATAGTGAGATGTTTCtgttatgtttatactgttgggCACGTTTCAGAAACACCTCAAAATATAATGTAATCCAAACActgtggcctcaaaatgaccagatttaattagaaaaaaaacaaaaaacaaaacattttaagctCCACTCTGGTAGTAGTTGCTCACACCATATTTTACAGGAGTTAATGATGCTGTGTCCACTCCCTGTGCATTAAACGTTTGAAACCAGACAATGTAAACTAACTCTCTTAATGTTAAGTTCTGTTGTGACATTTGATTGAGAGCATTGCAAAGCGTTTGCTTTAGATCCTGAGTGGATTTTCTCGGCTGTAAGCCTTAAACAgtccacaaaataaaacaaagtaaagcCACTTGAAATAAATGCGAGTGACTTTGGGGATAAAACACCATCCTgttgtttaagtcatttttatgtACTGTTCGTTGGATCATTGGCTGATTGATGAAATGattgaaatgaaacatgaaaattactaacataaaatgtttaactttcttttttataGGCAGTGCACAACCACAACTTAAACGATGGGAAGACAAAAATCTTCAGGTGATGTATACTCTCCAGCTTTATAGGGCAAGTCACAGCTACACTATGGCATGCAAATATGATCACTGAAATTCAGTTATACCCAGAGTTTCACTGATGGCAATGACTGTGCTCCCATGAAAGGCAGATCAGTTTAGCTATAATCATTTTTCTTGTCCCTTTTTCAAAGCGTGATGGATGCTGAACTGTTCTTTAATTAAAATCCTGACAACAGATTTCCATCcagacagttcagttcaggtttacattttaatgataaACTGTACATGTTAAATGATATGCACACATTGCAGTGTGGGGCCATGAAGGAGCCAAATATGGATGTCTGTGTTGTCCCATTTGTGCAGAATTTATGTTTAGTTTCAGTGGGGCACCTCGTGGTGGATAGCCTTATAGTAGGTGCCACAGGAAGGACAGCGCTGGGCATCTCCCTCATGAAGCCAGAACCACACAATAGCAGTGTTGTCTTCCTCACCTGCAGATAATTGAATTATGAGCAACAACGTTTGTAAGGTGTACACATTCATAAGGAAAAAATTAGGCGCGTGTTTAGTATACAGCACTTACAAAGACAGCCCACCAGTCTCTTGCCTCCGGTGCATGGCACAATCTGAGGCTCTTCCTTGGTGCCAGGATAGTGTTTGGGCTCCAGTATACTGTATGGATCCTATGGTgttaatttaaagaaaatgagtaCATGTAACGTTTAAACTCAGTACAACTTTGTGAATAGTTGCCTACCTTTCCCTGTTTGAGGGCCTGCAGGACGCGTCGCTCCAGTCCAGTGGCCTGTTCCTCGTCTGTTGGTACTCCTGAAAAATTATACATATGGCGGAGGTTTTCATTAAAACTAGTTATTCGTTTTAAATAAGAAACCACCTTCAAAGTAATCTGCCCAGGGTGTGCTCCATGCACATTACAGTCGCACTGTGCGTGTACTTGAATGCCAATGAAACTGCACGTCCGCAGTGGAGGCCAGCAACACCAGCCTACTCCTGTCCCCTATCAGGATACTGGCATCAAACCAAAATACGCCTGCCAAAGGAGGAGGGTCCATCTAAGGCCTTTCTACGAGTTAGAGTCCAAATGACCTTCATTATTTGATTCAAACACTATAGTCATTTATGTATAATACATTGACATGTCGTTATAAATATAAATCTCACAGCGCACAAACTGACCACAAACACATAATATTATTcaccataaataaatattacatgTCACAAATCCGTCTCTATTAACTATAACACCTGTCACAATAAAGACGCCGTATATTATAATAAGTTTTAGCAAACAAACAATGCAATAAAGTAAACACTGCTTTAATACCGTCTGATTAAAGTCCAGCTTCTCAGCTCAACTCCTACATTTGTGACCGATGACAGTTGCGCTCTCACACTGATCTGCTGACACGTCTTACGGTGTGGAGTCTCAACTTCTTCGGTAATAAACACGGCTCTTACCTCCCCCTGAGGCCATGGCTCGGTGTAACGGTCTGGCCACCACATTGCTCCTCAGCTGCAATGTAGCTGTACAAGCTCGGAGAAGGAGACGGCCCGCCATGATTCCGCTCTCACTTTCAGGTACCGAGAATGACCCGAAAACAACCGTCGTGGACTGAAATGACCCCGACAGCCGTCTGAGTGACAGGTAACTGGACCAATGACAGCAGAAACGTGGCTGCGCTAACCAATGAAATAAAGCGAACGGGGCACGAGGAACAGGTGGGAAATACTGTGTAGATcgtataaataaagaaaaaaataaaattattattataaaaaaatatattatttatttattatttttacccTCAAAAGTCACATTGAATAAATAATACACAAGTTAGATTAtttaatagaatagaatatttAATAgtatttaatgttatttaataGAATATTGTTATGTTTGCGCTTAAATGATTTTCATCGACAGATAGAGACGCACACACTAACCGCATTTGTGCGGGCAGTTTCAACCCAGTGATTAAAGGGGCCTGACAGCCTCCCGAGAATGAACCACACTATGAGCAAAACAGATCAACTGCACAGCAACTAATACACTGTACAGCAGTCTATAAGGTCCACACCAAACTGTAGGCAGGTCACACCCCACTTCACCCCTAGGGGGAGACAGAGACCTGCCTAACCATAAAGAGTTGCTCTTAATGGGCCTTAGGCAATGTCGTATTATAACTTTTATTTACAACATGACTCATAAAAGCTGAAACAGACAACAGGCAAGACataaacagtaataataaaagtTTAGACTTGTCTCGCCCCGGTCTGGCGACaagatccccccccccccccccccccccccccatggaCGATGGACATGGAATCCCCCAGACAATCAGGAAGTGTCCATCAAAACATTGGCTGCAGCCGGAGCGTAGCCGTCAGACTGCTTCAGGCAACGAGACAACGTGAGACAGTACAACGGCAAATGTATTTACTAGTCCCCGGTCCCTCTCTATCTAACTTAAAGAGACGCCCAGCCTCCCCTCCTGACACAGAGACGACTGCCCTGCTTAACTATCTTCACTGCCGGCAACACTAAAAGTTGCGAGCAGCACCCTCCCGCCAGAGTGCCACAGCCACAGACCGACATCACTCCGTGTCTTTCTGCCACATCTAACCCAGCATGATCCTGCCCACCACCGTACACAGGTGAGAGTAACCAGTCATCTCTTTCCTTCTGGTGAGGACTGTCTCCACGGAGACGAAACCGCTCCCCTCTATATCCTCACCACACTCCTAATCAACTCCATTCAATCACGTTCAGAAAACTTTCAGTGTCAGTGGTGGTCattgctcctctcctccaggtGGAGGCGGTGTAGGAGCCAGAGAGAGCAGTGCTTTCTGAGGGCTTTAGACGGAAATAACACGATAAAGAAAGAACAACGGAGGTGTTGTATCGTATAAAGAGGCGATGTTGTTGAGGCAGTTGTTTTTTGATGAGTATAGAGAGTGTAAAAAAGACTGGGTCCCGCTGTATTACTCAGGCTGCACTACAGCGTCTATTCACAGGCGCGATCCCACTACTGAGCGGCACGGGGGCTTTGACCTGCTCCGTTTCCGACCTGGGCCGGTGCACCCCTCCTTAGACGACCTGGTGGTCCCGAGCTCCCCCAGGAGCACCATATCGATACCGAGCTTAGTGCGGACACCCGATCGACATAGTCCGCTGCAGCTCAGAGCTCCTGAGCTCAAACGGTCCGCCAGCCTCAGCCTCCCAGTAACTTGGATTACAGGCGCGCGCCACCGCGCCCGGCGAGAGCTGCCTGTCTTCATGGGGCTTTTAGCTTTTCTAAAAGTGACGTAATCAAAGAGGATGGCGACACCTGGTGGTGAAGTTTGTGTATCAGTTGATCAGTTGTTGTTCACTGACAGACAATAAGAGATGTCTGTCAAGCATAGTTCGCAGAGGGGACTATGAgttaataatcaaaataattaatatGTCAATTTATCACTGAATGAATTTTACCAAACAGTAAAATACGTAGTCAGAATTTGCTCTGCATGTTGagtagttttcatttttatgtatttagaACATTTTCTGGTAACACTAAAGTACTTCACCAAAGCAGGGTTTTAAATACAGGGCTTTTACTTGTAACAGAATATGTGACATTTTCCCTCGTGCCTGATCTAAAACCCAAAGTGTGTAGGACATTTGTAGCAATGTATAATTAATAGGAACAGATGCTGGAAGAGCTCCATGAAAAATGATGAAGACTAATTGTTGTTATTCGGTTCTTGTATGTGTTCTCTTTGTTGCGTACAGTTCTTTATCCAGTCCTTGTCTTACCATATCTCATTCAGTCCTTATTTCAGGGTTAATATTTGAAGGCACAGATGACTAAAGATTATAGACTGACTAACATACAAAGTGTGGAGGCAGCATTCATACATTTAAGACCACGTTCAGTACAGCTAACATGGAAATGGGATATGCTCAAAATGAACCTTATAATATCTGATACAGTAAATAATGGTAACTCTTTCAGCTTTCTAATTAATTTCTCGACCCTTAAACCTGCTTACACGTAACATCTGGAATCCAGTCTCCATTTGACATAATTTGTTAGCTAACTAAATTTTGCAATTACAATCAAGGTTTGATATAATTTAATGATATGTCATCTGCCAGTGGGATGAAACATGTGTTTCCACAAACTTCtgaaaaaatcaaattttgtATCTCTCATCTGGCTGGATGATTTGAATTACTTCTCATTATAGGTCATCCCACCTCAGCAAAGACGGAAGTCAGTTGTACTATATTTAACCTGAAAAATCACTGTAGGTGGAATGATGCCATGCAGATGCTCATGAGTAGAAAACTGAATGTTCTGTTTCCGGCTGAAATAATGATTTTATGTCCTCCATTACGGTTGAAgacattaaataaaacacaaaagcaaataatGTACTTTacatgttttagttttattttcccaACATTATCAACttgtctgcaaaacaaaattacaCATTATAGCATTTAAGGTGCTCCAGTATCAGACATGGTCATATCTCCCTCACGTTAGTGAACATAtttaaacaacagaacaaaacaaatagcAACATACTTTATTCACTTAACCTAATACACAACTATCTGGTTTTTGTTAGACAAAA
This region includes:
- the herc4 gene encoding probable E3 ubiquitin-protein ligase HERC4 isoform X2, whose protein sequence is MLCWGNASYGQLGLGGIDEEIVVEPRKCEFFHGKQVCDVGCGRRHTAFLLEDGTVYTCGCNDLGQLGHEKSRKKPEQVVALDAQIIVAVSCGESHTLALNDKGQIFSWGLGSDGQLGLNNFEECVRVPRNIKSLSDVQIAQVACGYWHSHALSRGGQVFSWGQNRYGQLGLGINGQSISTPQIIQSLQGIPFAQISAGGAHSFALTVSGAVFGWGRNKFGQLGLNDTNDRYFPALLKSLRSQRVIYVSCGEDHTAALTKEGGVFTFGAGGYGQLGHNSTNHEINPRKVFELMGNVVTQISCGRQHTMAFTPSSGKMDSFGLGGNGQLGTRSTCNRKSPAPVKGPWVATNAPADTGSEQGCCVKRIYAGGDQSFAHYCTANNPQNIDDVRIQDPHRRICTLNEDIIQKWLNHSPGRLPLEISNEIDLVFSSASCLNGSFLSMSHPDHYSTSSKCSGVDMNMARILFHRLVQQDHPEIAQQIAASLEKNLIPRLSSSPPDIEALRLYLILPECPLFIDRNNYVTISIPFAKSLLSLKEAALKVLGNWWSTFEAPVFQWLVELYKDVVVYLLQMHKVGIPSVEQRIFTCFLDTSLRLLEILHTVSEKAGHIIQYDKFYIHELDNLIDIRNDYVTWIQRQMYPLGHDGVVTLCSYPFVFDAQAKTTLLQTDAVIQMQMAVDQAQMQNFSSMFLPAVESVNPCLILIVRRENIVGDTMEVLRKSKNVDYKKPLKVIFVGEEAVDAGGVRKEFFLLIMKELLDPKYGMFRYYEESRLIWFSNKTFEDIDLFNLIGVICGLAIYNLTIVELNFPVALYKKLLKRKPTLDDLKELMPDVGRSLQHLLDYTEDDLEETFCLNFTITEENYGATEVLELVPNGEDINVNKSNRQDFVNAYVDYVFNTSVAPLFECFYAGFHKVCGGKVLELFQPNELQAMVIGNTNYDWTELEKSTEYKGEYWTDHPTIRLFWEVFHSLPLEKKKQFLLFLTGSDRIPILGMKSLKLVIQPTGGGEHYLPVAHTCFNLLDLPKQCTTTT
- the LOC121189469 gene encoding cytochrome c oxidase subunit 5B, mitochondrial, which produces MAGRLLLRACTATLQLRSNVVARPLHRAMASGGGVPTDEEQATGLERRVLQALKQGKDPYSILEPKHYPGTKEEPQIVPCTGGKRLVGCLCEEDNTAIVWFWLHEGDAQRCPSCGTYYKAIHHEVPH
- the herc4 gene encoding probable E3 ubiquitin-protein ligase HERC4 isoform X1, coding for MLCWGNASYGQLGLGGIDEEIVVEPRKCEFFHGKQVCDVGCGRRHTAFLLEDGTVYTCGCNDLGQLGHEKSRKKPEQVVALDAQIIVAVSCGESHTLALNDKGQIFSWGLGSDGQLGLNNFEECVRVPRNIKSLSDVQIAQVACGYWHSHALSRGGQVFSWGQNRYGQLGLGINGQSISTPQIIQSLQGIPFAQISAGGAHSFALTVSGAVFGWGRNKFGQLGLNDTNDRYFPALLKSLRSQRVIYVSCGEDHTAALTKEGGVFTFGAGGYGQLGHNSTNHEINPRKVFELMGNVVTQISCGRQHTMAFTPSSGKMDSFGLGGNGQLGTRSTCNRKSPAPVKGPWVATNAPADTGSEQGCCVKRIYAGGDQSFAHYCTANNPQNIDDVRIQDPHRRICTLNEDIIQKWLNHSPGRLPLEISNEIDLVFSSASCLNGSFLSMSHPDHYSTSSKCSGVDMNMARILFHRLVQQDHPEIAQQIAASLEKNLIPRLSSSPPDIEALRLYLILPECPLFIDRNNYVTISIPFAKSLLSLKEAALKVLGNWWSTFEAPVFQWLVELYKDVVVYLLQMHKVGIPSVEQRIFTCFLDTSLRLLEILHTVSEKAGHIIQYDKFYIHELDNLIDIRNDYVTWIQRQMYPLGHDGVVTLCSYPFVFDAQAKTTLLQTDAVIQMQMAVDQAQMQNFSSMFLPAVESVNPCLILIVRRENIVGDTMEVLRKSKNVDYKKPLKVIFVGEEAVDAGGVRKEFFLLIMKELLDPKYGMFRYYEESRLIWFSNKTFEDIDLFNLIGVICGLAIYNLTIVELNFPVALYKKLLKRKPTLDDLKELMPDVGRSLQHLLDYTEDDLEETFCLNFTITEENYGATEVLELVPNGEDINVNKSNRQDFVNAYVDYVFNTSVAPLFECFYAGFHKVCGGKVLELFQPNELQAMVIGNTNYDWTELEKSTEYKGEYWTDHPTIRLFWEVFHSLPLEKKKQFLLFLTGSDRIPILGMKSLKLVIQPTGGGEHYLPVAHTCFNLLDLPKYTSLETLREKLLQAIDHNQGFNLA